AAAGCTCCTTCTGTGTAGAAGGAGCTTTTTAACGCAAGAAATCTAGCAGCGTAGGCTGAATAATTTGAGCCCCTACTCCCAAAGCAGCACGATGCACGCTTTCTTGTACGGTTAAATCCGTAATGACTTTTTCAATATCTGCATCTTCATTATTTGAAAGCATCTTAGTAGCCGTAATTTCCTGTGAATCAAGGCGGTTTTCGATCAGCTCAAGCCGATTGCTCCTTGCTCCCAATTCAGATCGCTCCGCTAATAGCGTAGACAGCTGCGTGTCTACCTGTGTAGAAAGATCTTTTAGTGAGTTTACATCGTTTTGTTCAAAAGCTGTTTGAACATTGTTCATTAAGTCGAATGCACCTTGTCCAAAGATGTTTTCAGGATGAATATTGACTCTCAGCTGGATACCTTTTGATACCTCAACCGAAAAAGGATCCAGATTAATATTCGATTCTATCATACCGCTTGCATTCTCACTAATCGGCGGTGCTCCCACATTTACACCGTTAAAGATATAGTTTCCTGCCACCTGCGTATTGCCGACTTGCATATAATCCAGCTTTAACTGTTCAATTTCACGTGCAATCGCTTGTCGGTCATCACTTTCATTCGTACCGTTTAACCCTTGCACGACCAGCTCTTTAGTGCGCTGAAGAATGGAATTGACTTGTTCAAGTCCTGATTCTGAACTATCAAACCAAGACTGAGCTTCTGTTAAATTACGTTTATATTGATTTACTTCAGAAAGATTAGACCGATACGCCATTCCTTTCGTAGCGACTACCGGGTCATCGGAAGGACGAGTAATTTTCTTTCCCGTTGATAATTGGTTTTGAAGGGTTTCCAGCTTATTATAGCTATTGCTAATCTGTTTTAACGAATTAGCCGCTAACATTCCTTGTGTGACACGCATCTTTACCTTCCTCCAGTTCCAAGACCGTTTACAATTTTATCAAGCATTTCATCAATCATCGTCACCATACGGGCACTAGCGTTATATGCATGCTGAAACTGAATCATATTGGTCATCTCTTCATCCAATGAAACTGCACTGGTAGACTGGCGCCTTTGCTCCACAGCTCCTTGGAGAGTTTCTGAATTACTTTTTAAGCGGTTGGCTTGTTGGGCATCTACTGACATTTGGCCAATGACAGATTGATAAAATCCATCTAATGAAACAGCTCCGTTTCCGGAATTAATAAGCACCTTTTGACGAAATTGAGACAACAGCTGAGCATTTTGTCCATCTCCTTTGCGGCCAGTTCCATCATCTTCAGAAGAGGCCGAAGAAGCAGCAGCGATATTGTTTGTGTTTTGTTTGATTTTATCAGCAATAACAATTCCAGTTGCAGCTCCTTCTTTCTGAGAAATCTCATTAAAAAAGGACACACCATTCTCACCATCTAGCGTGACACCTTGTTCGTGCTTATCATTAAACCAGTTCACAAATTCATATGCCATTTCATCTAAATCATCAATCATTGAAGCGTAAACACCAGTTCTATTACCACTATTATCTATATATCCAGAAGCCTCAATTAACCCTTTAAGTTTTCCTTGAGGAAATGACTCAGGGTTCCGTATCTCATCCCCTATATGAATGCCCGTCACATAGGAATCTTGATTTGTTGTCAAACTGATGGCATTTATTTGATGAGTTTTCCCATCTAAAAGAGTAATAGGTCCTTGAGACGTTTGAAGCTGAACCGTTACCACTCCTTCTGACGTTGCAGAAGCGTTCCCGCTGCTTTTTGTATACTCTAAAGAAACCGGCATAAATTTAGAAATCTCATCTAGCAGCCGATCTCTTTCATCATACAAATCATTAGGTAAATAGCCATTTGGTTCTACGTTTTGTATTTGTTGGTTCACATTATTTATTTGCTCTAGCAACGAATTTACTTGTGTTACGGCTACGTCACGCTCGTTTTGTAAATCACCTTGAATCGTTTTTAAAGAAGTAGATAAATAAGAGAAAGTATCGCCTACTGCTTCAGCTCGTTCAATCATAACAGACCTGGCTCCTGCTTCTGAAGGGTGTGAAGCTACATCTTGAATGGCCTCAAAGAATTGATTAAAAACAGCTGAAAGTCCATCTTCAGTAGGTTCATTCATAATTTCCTCCATTTTTTCAAGAGCACCAGCGCGTGCATCCCAATACCCCACTTTAATGGTTTCATCTCGATACTGGGTATCTAAAAATGTATCACGTATTCGCTCTACCGTGCTGGCTTCTACTCCCATTCCTATTTGACCCGCAGTCCCAGTCTGATTCATCCCTGGGGCCGGATAAGCTGGGAACGTTTCTAAACTTACTCGCTGACGCGTATAGCCCGGCGTATTTGCATTAGATACGTTATGGCCAATCGTGTAAAGAGCCGCTTGTTGGGCGTCCATTCCTCGTTTAGCCACCTGCAAACCATGAAATGTTGAACTCATTCTGCTTTCCTCCGTTCTTTATGCCTTCGAATTAAAAATAGAGTTGGACTGAAACGATCTATTATTTGTTTTTGTGTAATTGAACGAATCCTCTCGCTTCGATGGAACAAGAAGGTCTAGTTCGGTATGAATCAGCTGTAAAGACTGTGTGAGCAGCTGATTGTTTAAGTCATTTGCATACTTTATATCTTGAATGATATCTATTAGCTGTTTTTGAAAGGGTATCAAGATGGAGTATTCAGAGAATGAGCCTGCTATTTCTTCAATGGAGCGAGCAGTATGTCCGCTTTTTTCCATTGCTTCTATACGTTTTGTTTCCAGTGCAGAAATAGCAGCTATATGAGATTGCTCTTTTTGCAAAGAAGCCGTCAATGCCTTTACATCTTGTTTAATAATAAAATTCGTTTTCTCTTTAACAATGACATACAAACTTTTATGAAGCGTTACTTGTTTTTCTAGTATCGTTTGAATTTCTTGCACGTTCAATCAATGTCAGTCCTTTTATTTTTTATAGAAATCTACAATACTTTTAGCAATTTCTTTTCCGTTAATTTCGTATGTTCCGCTGTTAATTTGCTGTTTGAGCTTCTCCAATTTTTCAAGTCTTTCTGGAGATGGTTCATTTCCCTGAAGTTTCTTCGCCTCAGATGAAATATGAATCTGATCTTGTGGATTTTTTTTAGAGACCTGTTCTGTTTTTTCTGATTGTTTTTTGTACGGATTTATTCCAAATAAGTTCGATGGGTTAATCTTCATCTCTCTCACCTCTTTTTATATTTGTATCCGTTATCTCTATTCATTATATCGGAATTTCCACCTAAACCTTTAGCATCCGCAAGGAAGTTGAGACCATTTTCACAGTCCACCTTAAACATAGGTCTATAGATAGAGAGTCTGCAAACATTCAGCACACTTTTACTCTTTTTTCCTTTCGTTAGAACGATAGGTGGGACGCGTGGGCTCTTCATTTGAACGAATCATCTCACGATTATGCTTTTCTAACCCATGTTTAATTTCTTGAGAGCATGAATGGCAAAGTTTCCCTTCCCGAATCTGAGCGTTGCATTGCATGCATGGATAGCTTATATTTGGAAAGTTAGCTAACACTAAGCGACCTTGTCGAATAAATTGATGAATTAACAAATCTGAAACGCCCGTTTCTTTCATCACTTCGTAAGTCGTTGCTGTACGATTTGCTCTTTTCTTCAAGAATGAAGAAACACGTTGAAACAGAGCTTCTTCTTTGTCAAAACATGATTTACATATACTTATTGATCCAATTTTCACAAATAAATGACCGCATTCCCTGCAATTATCTAACGTTCCCATATTCGAAACTCCTCATTTGTTTTTTATTTTACTATCGGTCAAAGTTTTAAATTATACATCTTCATGCACGAATTAAAGTGAGCGAACGAACTGAACGTGCCCCAGCTTCCTGCAAACACTTTGCCGCTTGGCGCACGGTTGCTCCTGTTGTATAAATGTCATCAATCAAGAGAAATTCTTGATTCGTAACCATTGAGGAGTCGACTACTTTAAATTCCAGCCTTTCTGTCAGCCGACTTCGCCTATTTTTCTTTGATTGCTTTGTTCCTGAACAACGAACAAGAGGCATTTCTATGTTGTCACTGATCAGTTCAGCTAGTGCTAAAGATTGGTTAAACCCTCTTTCGTATAATCTCTCCTCCGTTAAAGGTACAGGAACTAGTATAGCTTTTGGGTTACATTCTTTTTTATAGAACTTATACCACTGCTCCTTGAATGCTTGGATAATTTCATAGTCTCCTTGAAATTTAAAACGCTCTATTATGCTTTGCATAAAATCACTGTACGTATAAAGAGAACGGTTAAAAAAAGAAGCATCATTCCATTTCTGACAGTCCTTACATGTGTCTAGCTCATAATGAGAAGGAGCCAGGTCTGCAAGAGAGCGGCCGCATCCCCTGCAAACGCTACTGGTGATGATGGGACATCTTTGCAAGCAAACAGTGCAAATCCTATCCGTTGAAGAAGATTTTAACAATGACCTCCAATCGAAAGAAGAGACAAGAGGTTCAAAACAAATCAGACATATTGTCATCGATCAATCAGCCCTTCCTTATAAGCTAGAGCATTCATATGTTCAATATGTCCTTTTGCTTTTCGCATAGACAGAGATTGTCCATAATGAAAAAAGACCACGTCTCCCGTTGGAAATTGAGCACTCCTCCCCACCCTTCCTGAAATCTGCACAAGAGCACTTTCAGTAAAAATCGTTTCTTCTGCTCCCAATACTGCAACATCTATGTTGGGAACCGTTACGCCTCGCTCCAATATGGTTGTCGTTACTAAAATAACGAGCTGCCCTTCTCTAAATTTCATTACTTTTTCTTTTCGCTGGGAATCTTCAGCATGGACACCGTCTACCTTTTCGGTCAGCTTTCGAATCATGTCTGTGATCGGAGCAATCCACTTAATTTGCGGGACGAAGACAAAGCATTGTTTCCCTTCATCTATTCTTTTTTTTACCCATTTCTCAACATTAGCAGGCAAGGTATCTGTTTTTATTTTTTTCTTCCAATTGCCACACCATTCAAACCGAGGAACAGGAATAAGCATTCGGTGATAGCGGGCTGGAATTTTAACTACTTGTTTTTTTCCTTGCTCAACGTCTTTTTTTAATGATTCACTTGGAGTCGCTGTTAAATAAATCTTTGACGCAACGTGTTTAGCTGCTTTTGCAACAGCATAGTGCAGCATAGGCTCTGTTGAATACGGGAATGCATCTACTTCGTCAATAATCAGCACATCGAATGCTTGATAATAATGCAAAAGTTGATGAGTGGTGGAAATAATAAGAGAGGATTCATGAAAACGGTCTTCGCTGCCTCCATACATAGCCAGCACAGATATATCCGGAAATGCCGATTGAATTCTTGGCTTTAACTCAATAACCACGTCTGTTCTTGGAGTAGCAATACAGACTTTCTTTCCGCTGTTCAACGCGGATTCAATACCTTTAAATAAAATTTCCGTTTTTCCTGCTCCGCAAACAGCCCAAATTAACAGCTCTCCATCCTTTTTTATAGCTTGAATGAGTTCATTTGAAGCACGTTCTTGAGCTTTAGACAGCGTGCCTTTCCAATTCATCACGCTGCTTTTTGGCAGGACATTACTTGCTGGCCCTTCCCAGTTTATAAAGGGTGTGCATTCACTTACTTTGCCCATTACAATACATGCTCGGCAATAGTAGCAGTTCTGGTGACATCTACTGCATGGAAATGAAGCGAAATAAAAAGGGCTATCACTTCCACACCGGTTGCATCTGTATCGATTTTCTTTTTGGGTAATTGCTTTTTGATAGGAAATATATCCGTTTAGGTAATGTTCATGAATGAGGGGTAAAGGATAGGGAGTCTGATTGAGTAGCAGCTGCTTTCCGCTTAAAGAGCGCTGAAGATCTAAAGAGTAAGGGTATGAAGGATTTAAAGGTGGAGTTCTCCACGTATCGATTTGAGAGAGAGGAAAAGCATCAGGACTAGGCACTTGAACGGGATCTAGCAGTTCTTGTTTAACAGTAAAAAGCATCTCTTCATTCCTTTCCATTTTTATCGTACACATCTATATACGCAAAAAAAGGTGTTTTTTCCTGCAAAAAAACCAAATCAAATGATTTGGTTTTCGATTACTTTTTATACCAGCCTATACCGATGGCACCTTCACCTAAATGCGTGCCAATGACAGCCCCAAAATAAGAAAGGCTCCATTCAATATGAGGATATTCTTGTTCTAAGTCTCGTTGAATTTCTTTTGCTTCATTTTCACGATTAGAATGAATAACTACAGCTTTCATAGGTACGTTTTCTTTTGCATCTTCATCAAGAAGCTCGGTAATTCGTTTTAATGCTCGCTTACGCGTACGAATTTTTTCAAACGGAACGATTTTTTTAGATTCAAAATGGAGCACGGGCTTTACTTGAAGAAGACTGCCAATAATAGCCTGAGCAGCATTTAGGCGACCTCCGCGCTGTAAGTGAGATAAATCATCTACCATAAAATAAGCACGCATTGATAGTTTCATCTCTTCGAAACGCGCAATGATTTCGTCAGGATGTTTATTTAATCGGACCATCTCGGCTCCTTCAATCGCATAAAAGCCCTGAACCATACAGCTGATTTCTGAATCAAATACGTGCACATCAAAGTCTTCTACCATGCTACCTGCCGTCAAAGCACCCTGATACGTTCCGCTAATTCCACTAGATAACGTAATAACGATAGCAGCATCGAACTGATCTCGTTTTAACTGTTCAAACAACTCTACAAATTCTCCAATAGCAGGCTGAGAAGTGGTTGGAAGATTTTTTGCTTCTTTAATTTTTTCAAAATATTGTTTTGCAGTCATATCTACTTCTTCACGATATGTTTCTTCACCAAAAATAACGCTTAGCGGTACCATATGTATATGATAGTTTGATCGAATTTCCTCTGATATATAGGCGGTACTATCTGTAATAATTGCTGTTTTCATAAGATAGGGATCCATCCTTTGTTATATAAAATAATTTCACTCTATTCTACAACATTTAGGATTAAAATGCATGTAACGAGAGGTTTACCTATTAGTAAAAGCTCCTTCACGTATACATATTAATTAACAAACCTTGAATTTCCCCTACCTGCTTGAGTAAATTTAAACTGTCTTTTTCTTTTTGAAGGATATCATTTGTCAAGTCAACTAGTTTCGTATCCACTTCTTTCACTAGCTTATATACTTTAGTCGTTCCTCTGTGGTTAAATCCTCTTTCTTCATGCAGTTCAAAACTATTTTTAACGACTTCGTTCATAAACTGCTTCACAAGCGTCTTGTATTTCCGCAAAGAATCAATAGTTTGACTTTTTACTAACTGCTTTCCCTGTTCTTCAATTTTATTTATCACTTGAGTTAAATGTTCATAGGTCAGTTCTTTTTGTTTCTTTACCATTACTCCTGTAAATGAAGCCGAACTACTTACTTCTTTTTCTCTAATGAGATTCACGGAAGAAGAAAGACCGTTAATTCGCTGTAACTCCACTATGTATCTCTCCTTTCTCTGTTAGTATACACTTCATTCAGTTTAGACTTTTAGATGTGCTTGCTTGATTAGCTGAAAAGTTTCGAGAGGCATCTGATGCGTGGATATGATGATTATCCTTTAGCTAAGAGTAATACGTATGTGCTGTTCATAAGAAGACAGCTTGTTTTTGCGGGGCGAAGAGGTAACTTTAGGCGTCTCTTTTAACACTTCATTCCAAGCGTTAGAAAGCTTCTTCATCATTTGTTGAACTTCACATAAAATAAACGTATCTTTTTTTAAATTAGCCATAATTAATCTCTCAGACATATAGTTGTAAAGGGTATCTAACTGCTCTGCAATAATACCTGCTTGATATGTTAAGCCAATTCCTAGACGATATAAAATATCGTTGCACTGTTTAATTTTTTCATTCGCTGTAAAATAATCGCTGTGTTGAATTGCTCTAACAGCTTCATCAATATTTTGAATAAATTTTTCATACATCATAGCTGTTAGCTCTTGAGGAGATTTATGATAGATTAATTCTTCCGTTATAAAATTCAGCTTCATCACCTTCTTGCCTTCTTTAAATCCATTTTCTATGTGTTGCGCTATAACTCTTAAATTTTTAAAGTATACCAGTTGAGGTTTGAATAAATTCTTTTACGACCTCATATGTATCTGAATGTATTGAAGACCTTCCTTTACAAGAGCTTGCATCAAATGGATGGACATTGTTTTGAGGTATGGATGCTTTTGTCGAAAGTTGAAGGACGAGTAAATGCACAGAGCTATCACCCTTCGCCTTCCTAGAAGATATCTTCTTCCCTTAACTTATCGGTTGGTTTCCTCTCTCATTACACATGACTTTTTACCCACAATTTCAAAAAAAGTTATAAAAAGAAAAAAAAAAGTCCGATATACCTAGCGGTATATCGGACTTTTGAACTTATCTTACTTCTACCCAACCGTTTTTGATTGCCACAACAACAGCTTGCGTGCGATCATTTACATTCATTTTTTGCAAAATATTACTCACATGGTTTTTAACGGTTTTTTCACTAATATATAATGCTTCTCCGATTCCTCGGTTACTTTTACCATCAGCCAACAATTGTAGCACTTCGCACTCACGACGTGTTAGCAAATGCAGTGGACGGCGAATCTCAATTGGTTCGTGCGGATAAGAAGACGACTGTCCTTGAGCTGCTAGTCGACGGTACTCTTTTACTAAACTATGCGTTACTTTAGGGTGTAAATATGAACCACCTTCTGCAACTACTTTCACCGCTTCAATTAACGCATCCGCATCCATTTCTTTTAGCAGATAGCCTCGTGCCCCTGTTTGCAAGGCATGAGTTACATACGTCTCATCATCATGAATAGATAAGATAATAACTTTAGCATCCGGATTTACTTCTACAAGCTTTTTCGTAGCTTCTACACCATTCACAGCCGGCATGTTAATATCCATGATTACAACATCAGGTTGATGTTCTTCTACAAGGTCAATAACTTCGCTACCGTCGTCACCTTCTGCAACTACTTCAAAATCTTTTTCGAAATCTAAAATTCTTTTTACTCCTTCACGGAATAATTGGTGATCGTCGATTATGATAATTCTTGTCTGCATGTTTGATTCCTCCCCAAATCGAACAACAAATGTTTTACTCTATATTGACCCCTATTTATATACATATCTCTGCCTTTTTAAGCGGCTATAATCGGTACTTTAATCATAACAAGCGTGCCTTGGTTAATTTTCGAATGAACAGAAATAGTCCCATCTAACAAATCAACACGCTCTTTCATTCCTATTAAGCCGAACGAATTCTCTTTTTTCTCTTCTTGATTAAAACCACAGCCGTCATCTTTGACCAGCAAAATAGCGTGTTCATTGTTGAACTCTATCTTCACCTGGATTTCCGTCGCGTCTGCATGTTTTAATGCGTTCGTTACAGCTTCTTGCACTAGACGAAACAGTGCTACTTCTAATTTTGAAGCAGTTCGCTTCTCTTGTCCAATGGAAATAAACGTAATCCGAGGCTTGCCTTCGTTATAATCTTCGATTGTATCAAGATATTTACGCAGCGTCGGAATTAGACCTAAGTCGTCAAGTGCCATCGGTCTTAAATCATATATAATTCGACGTACTTCGTATAGGGCAGAACGAACCATTTTTCGTAAATCTCGAATTTCCTCCATTGCTTCTTTTGCACTACGTTCCCGGTAAATTCGGTCAATTAATTCTGATCTCATCATAACATTTGCAAGCATTTGAGCTGGGCCGTCATGAATCTCTCTTGACAAACGTTTCCGTTCCTCTTCCTGAGCTTCAATAATCCGAAAGCCAAAATACTCTTTTTGAATAGCATCTTCTACTATTTCCCCTACTTGTTTTAAGTCACTTGTTAAATAATTTAACACAACGGAAATTTGACCTACTAAGTGATCTGCACGTTTAATCGTTTCTTCCAATGTAAGCAAGCGTCTTTCTAGTTCATCTCGACGATTACGCAGCTGATATTCGCTTTGCTGATTCATCAGCAGCTTAGTTTGTAATTCGTGTGCTTTTTCATAAGCGTCTTTTACTTCAGGCTCTGAATAAATTTGAAAATGTCGGCTCACATCAGACAAACGCTTTCGAGCCAACCTTGCCTGAGTTTCCAATTTATCACCTTGCTCTATCGTCTCAAGAACTTTTCCTTTTAACACTTCTAACTCTTCTTTAATTTGCTGATATTCTTGTCTGGCATCTTCAGAAAGGCGATAGACTTCATTTTTACTATCTCCCACTGTGCCAATAATCTTCTCAAAAATTTCATCAAGTGCCTTGCTTGTTAATTTATGTTTCGACATTTACTCACCCCAAACTATACTCACATTCGGAGAAATGTCTATACGTTCATGCTATATATAGTATTCGTATGACCTATCTGAATTGTGAGGATAAGATCCATATTTTCTCCCTATCTGACTTTTTATATCCAAAAAGTAACGGTTGTTTTAGTACCCTCAAACTCGACATCAATCGACGCTTGACTCGCGTTATTTGAATAGATTACCATTTACGCTCACTCTTCAACAGTGACTAACTGCCTGTTTAAATCATTTCATTATTTAGCTATACAAGCCTGCACACTATTTTATTATAACGTATATTCTGTATGGGTTGTTTAAGTGATGTTGAATTTGATTAATTGATGTCTTTTCATAAACATTTTATACTAATAGCAAGTAAACAGTACGTAAATACCCGTTTTTCTTCTATTTATAACGCTAAGGAGGATTTTTTGATTGTTATCACAATATTATACCGTAAAACAAGAAGGTTCACATGAAATCACTATTCAAAAATCTAGATTCATTTGTCATATGAAACGTGTAACAACTGAGGAAGAAGCTCAGCAATTTATTCAAGACATTAAAAAACAGCACTGGAATGCTACTCATAACTGTTCAGCTTACCTAATTGGAGAACGAGATCAATTTCAAAAAGCAAACGATGATGGAGAACCAAGTGGAACAGCAGGCGTACCAATGTTAGAAGTGCTTAAAAAGAGAGGCTTAAAAGATACGGTAGTCGTCGTTACGCGCTATTTCGGAGGTATTAAATTGGGCGCAGGTGGATTGGTGCGCGCGTATGGAAAATCCGTTTCCGAAGCGTTAAATGAATTAGGTACAGTCAAACGAACTCTCATGGCGGTTATGCATACAACCGTCGACTATACATGGCTTGGAAAATTAGAAAATGAGCTTCGCAGTTCCGTTTATCTATTAAAAGAAATCCACTACGCAGACATGGTAGAGATTGAAACATTTGTAGAGGAAGCTCAAACAGAAGCATTTATTGAATGGATGACCGAGCTAACAAACGGCCAAGCAGATATTCGAGCAGGTGAGACGACCTATTTAGAAGAAGATGTAGAATGAATTATTTACTCTTATTAAAAAACATTGTACAATTGATAAATAGCGCAACTATTCTGATGGTTGCGCTACTTGTCAATGAGTAAAAACCTCGTAAAGACGCATAGCTTTGACGAGTTTGATTCATACATTCCAATTTATAACACATACTAAGTGTCACAATAAGTGTTCGAATATACGAATAAAAGGAGAAACCGTATGGCTCAATATAGACGTTTTCAAAAAAGAGTAAACAAACGGAAAAGAAAACGAAGGCTTTTTACATTTTTTCTGTTACCTATCCTTATTTTAGGGCTTTCTGCAACCGCTTATGGCTCTTATTTATTTGTTAAGGCTAAAACAGTAGCTTCTGATTCTTATGAAGGACTTGGAGATCGCGATAACTCTCCTATGCGTGATCGTAAAATCGATCCCAAAAAAGATGATATATCCATTTTATTTATGGGCGTAGATGACAGTGAAACCAGGAAGTTCGGAAAATCAGCCCGTACAGATGCTTTGATTTTGGCGACCTTTAACGAAACAAATAAAACCGTAAAGCTTGTAAGCATACCTCGAGATTCGCGGGTTTATATACCTGAAGTGAACAAAAAAGATAAAATTACGCATGCGCATGCGTACGGAGGTCCAAAAGCAACTGTAGAAACGGTAGAACAGCTGTTTAATGTCCCTGTTGATTACTATGTTAAAGTGAATTTTAAAGCTTTCACAGACATTGTAGACTCACTTGGGGGAATCGATTTTGATGTACCTTATGCGATGAGTGAAAAGGACTCAAAAGATCGTCATAATGCTATTGTCTTAAAACCAGGAAACCAACATTTGAATGGTGAAGAAGCGTTAGCTGTTGCTCGAACACGAAAACAAGACAACGATATTGAGCGAGGAAAAAGACAACAGCAGTTGATCGAAGCCATGATTAAAAAAGCTGCTTCCATTGGATCACTTAATAAATATGGCAATCTTATCGAAGCGGTTGGCGATAATATGAAAACGAATTTAATGTTCGGTGAAATGCTTTCGTTTTATGATTACGCTTCGAAAAAAGTAGACATCGAAACCATTAACTTAGACGGTAGCGATGAAAAAATTAACGGCGTTTACTACTTCAAACTAGACAATGATTCAGTGGAAAAAGTAAGTGAAAAGCTCCGCAAGCATTTAGGCATTGAATCAACTTCAGATACAACAGAATAATTAAAAAGACCTCTTGGATATCCAAGAGGTCTTTTTAATTAATTTTTTAAACGAAGCCCACGAACCATG
The genomic region above belongs to Priestia megaterium and contains:
- the flgL gene encoding flagellar hook-associated protein FlgL, giving the protein MRVTQGMLAANSLKQISNSYNKLETLQNQLSTGKKITRPSDDPVVATKGMAYRSNLSEVNQYKRNLTEAQSWFDSSESGLEQVNSILQRTKELVVQGLNGTNESDDRQAIAREIEQLKLDYMQVGNTQVAGNYIFNGVNVGAPPISENASGMIESNINLDPFSVEVSKGIQLRVNIHPENIFGQGAFDLMNNVQTAFEQNDVNSLKDLSTQVDTQLSTLLAERSELGARSNRLELIENRLDSQEITATKMLSNNEDADIEKVITDLTVQESVHRAALGVGAQIIQPTLLDFLR
- the flgK gene encoding flagellar hook-associated protein FlgK, which encodes MSSTFHGLQVAKRGMDAQQAALYTIGHNVSNANTPGYTRQRVSLETFPAYPAPGMNQTGTAGQIGMGVEASTVERIRDTFLDTQYRDETIKVGYWDARAGALEKMEEIMNEPTEDGLSAVFNQFFEAIQDVASHPSEAGARSVMIERAEAVGDTFSYLSTSLKTIQGDLQNERDVAVTQVNSLLEQINNVNQQIQNVEPNGYLPNDLYDERDRLLDEISKFMPVSLEYTKSSGNASATSEGVVTVQLQTSQGPITLLDGKTHQINAISLTTNQDSYVTGIHIGDEIRNPESFPQGKLKGLIEASGYIDNSGNRTGVYASMIDDLDEMAYEFVNWFNDKHEQGVTLDGENGVSFFNEISQKEGAATGIVIADKIKQNTNNIAAASSASSEDDGTGRKGDGQNAQLLSQFRQKVLINSGNGAVSLDGFYQSVIGQMSVDAQQANRLKSNSETLQGAVEQRRQSTSAVSLDEEMTNMIQFQHAYNASARMVTMIDEMLDKIVNGLGTGGR
- a CDS encoding flagellar protein FlgN; protein product: MQEIQTILEKQVTLHKSLYVIVKEKTNFIIKQDVKALTASLQKEQSHIAAISALETKRIEAMEKSGHTARSIEEIAGSFSEYSILIPFQKQLIDIIQDIKYANDLNNQLLTQSLQLIHTELDLLVPSKREDSFNYTKTNNRSFQSNSIFNSKA
- the flgM gene encoding flagellar biosynthesis anti-sigma factor FlgM, whose amino-acid sequence is MKINPSNLFGINPYKKQSEKTEQVSKKNPQDQIHISSEAKKLQGNEPSPERLEKLEKLKQQINSGTYEINGKEIAKSIVDFYKK
- a CDS encoding TIGR03826 family flagellar region protein — protein: MGTLDNCRECGHLFVKIGSISICKSCFDKEEALFQRVSSFLKKRANRTATTYEVMKETGVSDLLIHQFIRQGRLVLANFPNISYPCMQCNAQIREGKLCHSCSQEIKHGLEKHNREMIRSNEEPTRPTYRSNERKKE
- a CDS encoding ComF family protein, which produces MQRCPIITSSVCRGCGRSLADLAPSHYELDTCKDCQKWNDASFFNRSLYTYSDFMQSIIERFKFQGDYEIIQAFKEQWYKFYKKECNPKAILVPVPLTEERLYERGFNQSLALAELISDNIEMPLVRCSGTKQSKKNRRSRLTERLEFKVVDSSMVTNQEFLLIDDIYTTGATVRQAAKCLQEAGARSVRSLTLIRA
- a CDS encoding DEAD/DEAH box helicase; the encoded protein is MLFTVKQELLDPVQVPSPDAFPLSQIDTWRTPPLNPSYPYSLDLQRSLSGKQLLLNQTPYPLPLIHEHYLNGYISYQKAITQKENRYRCNRCGSDSPFYFASFPCSRCHQNCYYCRACIVMGKVSECTPFINWEGPASNVLPKSSVMNWKGTLSKAQERASNELIQAIKKDGELLIWAVCGAGKTEILFKGIESALNSGKKVCIATPRTDVVIELKPRIQSAFPDISVLAMYGGSEDRFHESSLIISTTHQLLHYYQAFDVLIIDEVDAFPYSTEPMLHYAVAKAAKHVASKIYLTATPSESLKKDVEQGKKQVVKIPARYHRMLIPVPRFEWCGNWKKKIKTDTLPANVEKWVKKRIDEGKQCFVFVPQIKWIAPITDMIRKLTEKVDGVHAEDSQRKEKVMKFREGQLVILVTTTILERGVTVPNIDVAVLGAEETIFTESALVQISGRVGRSAQFPTGDVVFFHYGQSLSMRKAKGHIEHMNALAYKEGLIDR
- a CDS encoding DegV family protein, whose product is MKTAIITDSTAYISEEIRSNYHIHMVPLSVIFGEETYREEVDMTAKQYFEKIKEAKNLPTTSQPAIGEFVELFEQLKRDQFDAAIVITLSSGISGTYQGALTAGSMVEDFDVHVFDSEISCMVQGFYAIEGAEMVRLNKHPDEIIARFEEMKLSMRAYFMVDDLSHLQRGGRLNAAQAIIGSLLQVKPVLHFESKKIVPFEKIRTRKRALKRITELLDEDAKENVPMKAVVIHSNRENEAKEIQRDLEQEYPHIEWSLSYFGAVIGTHLGEGAIGIGWYKK
- a CDS encoding YaaR family protein, translated to MELQRINGLSSSVNLIREKEVSSSASFTGVMVKKQKELTYEHLTQVINKIEEQGKQLVKSQTIDSLRKYKTLVKQFMNEVVKNSFELHEERGFNHRGTTKVYKLVKEVDTKLVDLTNDILQKEKDSLNLLKQVGEIQGLLINMYT
- the fliS gene encoding flagellar export chaperone FliS translates to MKLNFITEELIYHKSPQELTAMMYEKFIQNIDEAVRAIQHSDYFTANEKIKQCNDILYRLGIGLTYQAGIIAEQLDTLYNYMSERLIMANLKKDTFILCEVQQMMKKLSNAWNEVLKETPKVTSSPRKNKLSSYEQHIRITLS
- a CDS encoding response regulator, encoding MQTRIIIIDDHQLFREGVKRILDFEKDFEVVAEGDDGSEVIDLVEEHQPDVVIMDINMPAVNGVEATKKLVEVNPDAKVIILSIHDDETYVTHALQTGARGYLLKEMDADALIEAVKVVAEGGSYLHPKVTHSLVKEYRRLAAQGQSSSYPHEPIEIRRPLHLLTRRECEVLQLLADGKSNRGIGEALYISEKTVKNHVSNILQKMNVNDRTQAVVVAIKNGWVEVR